A region of Paenibacillus sp. 37 DNA encodes the following proteins:
- a CDS encoding ferritin, translating to MSQTLTESLNEQMNFEFYSAHVYLAMAAYCSSKSLDGFANFFIVQAEEERFHGMKIYKFLNDRGQRATLEALPEPKNEYASMLDVFEHGYAHEQQNTKKFYNLADIALNEREHATMYFLKWFIDEQVEEEALFDNIIQKLRRIEKDSNAFYMLDAEFGKRSFTAPAE from the coding sequence ATGAGCCAAACGTTAACAGAATCTTTAAATGAACAGATGAACTTTGAGTTTTATTCTGCTCATGTATATCTGGCTATGGCAGCCTATTGTTCCAGCAAAAGTCTGGATGGATTTGCGAACTTCTTCATCGTGCAAGCGGAAGAGGAGCGATTCCATGGCATGAAAATATACAAATTCCTGAATGATCGTGGACAACGTGCCACACTTGAGGCTTTGCCAGAACCGAAGAATGAATATGCTTCGATGCTGGATGTATTTGAGCATGGTTATGCTCATGAACAGCAAAACACGAAAAAATTCTACAATCTGGCTGACATCGCTCTGAATGAACGTGAACATGCAACGATGTATTTCCTGAAATGGTTCATTGATGAGCAGGTTGAAGAGGAAGCTTTGTTTGACAATATTATTCAGAAGCTGCGCCGCATTGAAAAAGACAGCAATGCCTTCTACATGCTGGATGCCGAGTTTGGCAAACGTTCGTTCACTGCTCCTGCTGAATAA
- a CDS encoding polysaccharide deacetylase family protein — protein MLHIRKSIMVTLAILLIIPLLLPQSVSAKSAASKDGASKPNSKIIYLTFDDGPTAHTGQLLDILDQYHAKATFFMLGPQMEQFQKATKRIVADGHGLGLHGVTHVPGKFYKSAYSGLKEMQQANASLNKVAGVKTSLVRTPYGSKPYLKSAFRNVLLGQGGFHLWDWNVDSEDWKYKKDHQKVYNSVMKQIHNVQKSGTTPIVLMHDQEATLKVLPQVLKTLKAEGYRFEVLSKKVQPVNFWNDKR, from the coding sequence ATGCTACATATTCGTAAATCTATCATGGTCACACTTGCTATTTTACTAATCATTCCACTATTATTGCCGCAGTCGGTATCTGCCAAATCAGCTGCATCCAAGGATGGTGCAAGCAAACCAAATTCAAAGATTATATACCTGACGTTTGATGATGGGCCAACCGCTCATACGGGTCAGTTACTGGATATTCTGGATCAATATCATGCGAAGGCAACGTTTTTCATGCTGGGACCTCAAATGGAGCAATTTCAGAAGGCTACCAAACGAATCGTAGCTGACGGGCATGGATTGGGTCTGCATGGTGTGACTCACGTTCCAGGCAAATTCTATAAATCTGCATATAGCGGATTGAAAGAGATGCAACAGGCCAATGCAAGTCTGAACAAGGTTGCCGGAGTTAAAACAAGTCTCGTGCGGACGCCATATGGTAGTAAACCTTATCTCAAATCGGCATTCCGTAATGTACTGCTGGGCCAAGGTGGATTCCATCTATGGGATTGGAATGTCGACTCGGAAGACTGGAAATACAAGAAAGATCACCAGAAAGTCTATAACAGTGTAATGAAGCAGATCCACAATGTGCAAAAGAGCGGAACAACACCTATTGTGCTTATGCACGACCAGGAAGCAACGCTGAAAGTATTACCGCAAGTGTTAAAAACTTTGAAGGCAGAAGGGTATCGTTTTGAAGTATTAAGCAAAAAAGTGCAGCCGGTTAACTTCTGGAACGACAAGCGTTAA
- a CDS encoding response regulator transcription factor yields MIRIVIAEDQRMMLGALSSLLNLEEDMEVVGRASNGQEALALVQELAPDICLMDIEMPVKSGLEAAEELKGMSCKVIILTTFARTGYFERALKGGVRGYLLKDSPIEELAESIRQVMNGRRIFAPDLVDEAYVEENPLTERENAVLGLMADGKNTKEIAGHLFITTGTVRNYISIILNKLNASNRIEAITRSKEKGWFK; encoded by the coding sequence ATGATTAGAATTGTAATCGCGGAAGATCAGCGCATGATGCTCGGCGCCTTGTCCTCCCTCCTCAATCTGGAGGAAGATATGGAAGTCGTCGGACGTGCCAGCAACGGCCAGGAAGCCCTTGCCCTTGTCCAGGAGCTTGCACCAGACATCTGTCTGATGGATATAGAAATGCCCGTGAAAAGCGGCCTTGAAGCTGCAGAAGAACTCAAAGGAATGAGCTGTAAGGTCATTATCCTGACCACTTTTGCCCGGACCGGATATTTCGAACGGGCCCTGAAGGGCGGTGTCCGTGGTTACCTGCTCAAAGACAGTCCAATTGAAGAACTTGCCGAGTCGATCCGCCAAGTTATGAATGGCAGACGCATCTTCGCTCCCGACTTGGTAGATGAAGCTTACGTAGAAGAAAATCCCCTGACAGAACGGGAGAATGCCGTACTAGGCCTCATGGCAGATGGGAAAAACACCAAGGAAATCGCCGGGCATCTGTTCATCACAACGGGCACGGTGCGTAACTACATCTCCATTATTCTCAACAAGTTAAATGCCAGTAACCGCATTGAGGCCATCACTCGCTCCAAGGAAAAAGGGTGGTTCAAATGA
- a CDS encoding sensor histidine kinase yields MQKWMQNFYKKTGLNLYVWLAFFILPFYFISQYSKLWTLVTGIIIILVFFVCYLLAFITKGWQVYMWIGLLIAISITMTIAYDYAYFSLFLAFFIGNIKNKAGFFTLYSVNLGASFVTINYGFINQSSLLVSQLPFVFISLMASILLPISTYNKNKTEHLEGQLENANKRLDDLVKMEERQRIARDLHDTLGQKLSLIGLKTDLARRLLRNNPDQAEIELNDLRQTASTALKEVREMVTTMRGTQLVDELFRAEQILKAASIEFVLEGNPKLQDTSQLNENVLGMCLKEAVTNVVKHSQATTCTIIIKETLADNVLTVQDNGVGIERTRKQDRRGTGILGMKERLEFVNGCLDIRSAADIPGTAIIIHVPKLVRKPIKEAES; encoded by the coding sequence ATTCAAAAGTGGATGCAAAATTTTTATAAAAAGACAGGATTGAATCTTTATGTGTGGCTCGCCTTTTTCATCCTGCCCTTCTATTTCATTTCACAATATTCCAAATTATGGACGTTGGTAACTGGCATCATCATCATCCTCGTTTTCTTCGTCTGTTATCTGCTCGCCTTCATCACCAAGGGCTGGCAGGTGTACATGTGGATTGGACTACTTATTGCCATATCCATTACGATGACTATTGCCTATGATTATGCCTATTTCTCATTGTTTCTTGCTTTTTTTATTGGGAATATTAAAAATAAAGCCGGTTTCTTCACCCTCTATTCGGTGAACCTGGGAGCCAGTTTCGTAACCATTAATTACGGTTTCATTAATCAGAGTTCTCTGCTCGTGAGCCAACTCCCGTTTGTATTCATCAGCTTGATGGCCTCCATTCTGCTTCCCATCAGTACGTATAACAAAAACAAAACTGAACATTTGGAAGGCCAATTGGAGAATGCGAACAAGCGACTTGATGATCTCGTAAAAATGGAAGAACGCCAGCGTATCGCTCGTGACCTGCACGATACACTTGGACAGAAGCTCTCTCTGATCGGTCTGAAAACCGATTTGGCGAGACGGCTGCTCCGCAATAATCCCGATCAGGCCGAGATCGAATTGAACGACCTCAGACAAACGGCAAGTACAGCTCTGAAGGAAGTCCGGGAAATGGTCACCACCATGCGTGGTACACAATTGGTCGATGAACTGTTCCGGGCGGAGCAGATTCTGAAGGCCGCTTCGATTGAATTTGTGCTGGAAGGTAATCCGAAATTACAGGATACGTCACAATTAAATGAAAATGTGCTCGGTATGTGCTTGAAAGAAGCTGTCACGAATGTCGTCAAACACAGTCAGGCAACAACCTGTACTATCATCATCAAAGAAACACTAGCGGATAATGTATTAACCGTTCAAGATAACGGTGTTGGAATAGAACGAACTCGCAAACAGGATCGGCGCGGAACAGGAATTTTGGGCATGAAGGAACGACTTGAATTTGTGAACGGTTGTCTGGATATTCGCTCTGCGGCAGACATCCCGGGTACAGCGATCATTATTCATGTTCCGAAACTCGTTCGCAAACCGATAAAGGAGGCAGAATCATGA
- a CDS encoding fatty acid desaturase, producing the protein MNRSKEMALKKEVTPYEKNDLRLSIRQLINTLLPLFLLWAAAYFSLSISYWLTFPIALVASGFVLRTFIIFHDCCHGSFFKSKRANDILGTITGVLTVTPYQQWKNEHSIHHATSSNLDKRGVGDIWVMTVDEYKAASPWGRLFYRIYRNPFVLFCIGPIYVFLLAYRFNRKGARRKERINTHLTTVLIVVLYAFMSWLVGWQAFVMVQAPIFFFSGFFGIWLFYVQHQFEETYFEHEDEWSYVKAAVEGSSYYKLPKLLQWISGNIGFHHVHHLSPRVPNYFLEEAHNATPPLQKATTITLRSSLVALRFRLWDEDSKQFISFRQLKNLSRKPYVQPPIRVTNPAGLTEKP; encoded by the coding sequence ATGAACAGATCAAAAGAAATGGCCTTAAAAAAAGAAGTTACCCCTTACGAAAAAAATGATCTCAGACTAAGTATCCGCCAGTTAATCAATACATTGCTCCCGCTCTTCTTGTTATGGGCTGCAGCTTACTTTAGCTTATCGATTTCCTACTGGCTGACCTTCCCGATTGCCTTGGTGGCATCCGGATTTGTACTGCGGACCTTTATTATTTTCCATGACTGCTGTCATGGTTCATTCTTCAAGAGCAAACGCGCCAATGATATTCTCGGTACCATTACTGGTGTATTGACAGTTACACCCTATCAGCAGTGGAAAAACGAGCATTCTATCCATCACGCAACAAGCAGTAATCTTGACAAACGTGGTGTAGGTGATATCTGGGTTATGACGGTCGACGAATACAAAGCAGCTTCTCCTTGGGGTCGTCTCTTCTATCGGATTTATCGTAACCCGTTTGTATTGTTTTGTATCGGACCCATTTACGTGTTCCTGTTGGCTTATCGTTTTAACCGCAAAGGTGCTAGACGTAAAGAACGTATCAATACACACCTCACTACCGTATTGATCGTAGTACTCTATGCATTCATGTCCTGGTTAGTCGGATGGCAGGCTTTTGTAATGGTGCAGGCACCTATCTTCTTCTTCTCCGGTTTCTTTGGTATCTGGTTGTTCTACGTCCAACATCAGTTCGAAGAGACGTATTTTGAACATGAAGATGAGTGGAGTTATGTAAAAGCAGCTGTTGAAGGCAGTTCTTATTACAAATTGCCAAAATTATTGCAATGGATCAGTGGTAATATCGGGTTTCACCATGTGCATCACTTGAGCCCACGTGTACCTAACTATTTCTTGGAAGAAGCACATAACGCAACACCACCTTTGCAAAAAGCAACTACTATTACACTACGTTCCAGTTTGGTTGCCCTGCGCTTCCGTCTGTGGGATGAAGATTCTAAACAGTTTATTAGCTTCAGACAGCTCAAAAACTTGTCCCGCAAGCCGTATGTTCAACCGCCTATCCGAGTAACCAATCCAGCGGGTCTGACAGAGAAGCCTTAA
- a CDS encoding YitT family protein, translating to MKKRITDILFIMAGAFLFALAVNLFVIPNDLAEGGVTGITIILYYLFEWSPGLMNLILNGILLIVGYRFLDKTTTVYTIIAVVFNSLFLHLTESWTIASDELWINTIFAGVFAGLGIGLIVRVGGTTAGTVILARLANKYLDWNISYGLLFFDLIVAFSSYFIIGPQGLMCTIVLLFVGTKTMEFIIEGLNPKKAVMIISSKQDEIAKQVIEKMDRGVTVLSGHGYYTKNKKEILYIVISKQEVSMLKKIVRAEDEIAFITIHDVRDVFGEGFIELSKT from the coding sequence ATGAAGAAACGAATTACGGATATCCTATTTATTATGGCAGGTGCATTTCTGTTTGCACTGGCGGTGAACCTGTTTGTCATACCGAACGATTTGGCTGAAGGCGGCGTCACAGGTATCACGATTATTTTGTATTACCTGTTTGAATGGTCCCCTGGACTGATGAACTTGATCCTGAACGGCATTTTGTTAATTGTGGGATATCGGTTTCTTGACAAAACGACTACGGTATATACGATTATTGCGGTGGTATTCAACTCGTTGTTCCTGCACCTGACGGAGAGTTGGACGATTGCATCGGATGAACTCTGGATCAATACCATTTTTGCCGGAGTATTTGCCGGTCTGGGTATTGGCTTGATTGTTAGAGTAGGAGGCACAACGGCGGGAACAGTGATCCTGGCCCGACTTGCCAACAAATATCTGGATTGGAATATCAGTTATGGACTTCTGTTCTTTGATCTGATTGTGGCTTTCTCCTCATATTTCATCATTGGACCACAAGGATTAATGTGTACAATTGTCTTGCTGTTTGTTGGAACCAAAACAATGGAGTTCATTATTGAAGGGCTCAATCCGAAAAAAGCAGTCATGATTATCTCTTCCAAACAGGATGAAATCGCGAAGCAAGTCATTGAGAAGATGGATCGCGGAGTAACCGTCCTGTCCGGTCATGGCTATTACACAAAAAATAAGAAAGAAATTCTATACATTGTGATTAGCAAGCAGGAAGTTTCTATGCTGAAGAAGATTGTACGAGCAGAAGATGAGATTGCTTTTATCACCATTCATGATGTGCGTGATGTTTTCGGTGAAGGATTTATTGAACTCTCCAAAACTTGA